A single genomic interval of uncultured Sphaerochaeta sp. harbors:
- a CDS encoding sugar ABC transporter ATP-binding protein → MDTTFALEMEGITKTFPGVKALDGVTLRVKPGTVHALMGENGAGKSTLMKCLFGIYQEDKGIIKLNGKEHRFKDSHDALNQGVSMIHQELSNVPERSVAENLFLGREPLNKFGLIDHKKMNEDTRHLLKNLEINVKPEVRIGSLSISMQQTCEIAKAVSYNASVVVMDEPTSSLTDNEVKHLFKIINQLREQNVAVIYISHKMEEIFTIADEVSVMRDGQMIGSYDVADMTNEKLISLMVGRDAKLRFPEFKSNVGEVLLKVENLSSPNPRSFQDVSFEVHRGEILGIGGLMGAQRTELMEAIFGVRATQEGKIYVDGDEILNMTPRKAIEHGIGMITEDRRGSGIFPLMNISNNTSIASLKEYLNKLHLLKHKEMKEESVRYNKALRTKTPTMETLIQNLSGGNQQKVIISRWLMTLPDILIMDEPTRGIDVGAKYEIYQIMGQLVEQGKAIIMVSSEMPELIGMSHRVMVLCSGKCTGVLDKSECTQENIMRLATKFM, encoded by the coding sequence ATGGACACAACATTTGCCCTGGAAATGGAAGGTATTACCAAAACCTTCCCTGGTGTAAAAGCCCTTGATGGAGTAACGCTCCGGGTAAAACCAGGAACAGTACACGCCTTGATGGGCGAGAATGGTGCAGGCAAATCGACGTTGATGAAGTGTTTGTTCGGTATTTACCAGGAAGATAAAGGGATTATCAAACTCAATGGAAAGGAGCACCGATTCAAGGACTCCCATGATGCGCTCAACCAAGGGGTGTCGATGATTCACCAGGAGCTGAGCAATGTTCCTGAGCGCTCGGTAGCAGAGAATCTGTTCCTCGGTCGCGAGCCACTGAACAAGTTTGGTTTGATCGATCACAAGAAAATGAATGAGGATACCCGTCACCTGCTCAAGAACCTGGAGATCAATGTAAAACCAGAGGTTCGCATCGGTTCTCTATCCATTTCCATGCAGCAGACCTGTGAAATTGCCAAAGCAGTCAGTTACAATGCCTCGGTGGTTGTCATGGATGAACCCACCAGCTCTCTCACGGATAACGAGGTCAAACATCTCTTCAAGATCATCAACCAACTGAGGGAGCAGAACGTAGCGGTTATCTATATCTCCCATAAGATGGAAGAGATTTTTACTATAGCTGATGAAGTGAGTGTCATGCGTGATGGCCAGATGATTGGAAGTTATGACGTAGCAGATATGACCAACGAGAAACTCATCTCTCTTATGGTCGGTCGTGATGCAAAGCTTCGGTTCCCTGAGTTCAAGAGTAATGTGGGAGAGGTCCTGTTGAAGGTGGAGAATCTAAGCTCCCCCAATCCCAGAAGCTTCCAGGATGTATCCTTTGAGGTGCATCGTGGGGAAATCCTTGGTATTGGTGGACTTATGGGAGCACAACGTACAGAATTGATGGAAGCAATCTTCGGTGTGCGTGCAACCCAGGAAGGAAAAATCTATGTTGATGGGGATGAGATCCTGAACATGACTCCCCGAAAAGCCATCGAACATGGTATCGGGATGATTACCGAGGATAGAAGAGGCAGTGGTATTTTTCCCTTGATGAATATATCAAACAATACTTCAATTGCCTCCTTGAAAGAGTATCTGAACAAGTTGCACCTCCTTAAGCACAAGGAGATGAAGGAAGAGTCTGTTCGATACAACAAGGCACTCAGGACCAAGACTCCTACCATGGAGACATTGATCCAGAACCTCTCAGGAGGTAATCAGCAGAAGGTTATCATCAGTCGATGGTTGATGACCTTGCCGGACATCCTGATCATGGATGAACCGACCAGAGGTATCGATGTCGGGGCTAAATATGAGATATACCAGATTATGGGACAACTGGTTGAACAGGGCAAGGCCATTATCATGGTCTCCTCAGAAATGCCGGAATTGATCGGAATGTCCCACCGGGTAATGGTTCTTTGTTCTGGGAAATGTACTGGCGTGTTGGACAAGTCTGAGTGCACCCAAGAGAATATCATGCGTCTTGCAACGAAGTTCATGTAA
- a CDS encoding substrate-binding domain-containing protein codes for MKKTVAILLVLALVCTGLFAQGGKEAADDTVKIGALIRNLNEQFVKDYADNLRKLAEENGVELNLQDAQGDVARQLDQLNTLITQGYKYFVIIPQDTSVTEQMAQQIQAVGGGAAFSNIQPSVDALKVGKDFYLASSPELVAGQYQAQIVDDYFTQYPDKAPGKVLNILYLQGQLGHPAQISREAGFVDTLESLGYTVNFVAKDTADWTPDKAQEKMDTWLAAHRGKFNLVVAQNDGMALGAVESLVTNGLVDNDASDGTILSFPVLGIDATADALNSMDQDKLYATVLQDSVGQSSTAFELALAMATKGTAQGVTAWGIEPAKEVISEAPANDPAVISQCYLVPFKPITKENYKDLM; via the coding sequence CGATGATACGGTTAAAATCGGTGCACTTATCAGAAATCTGAACGAACAGTTTGTTAAGGACTATGCTGACAATCTTCGCAAGCTTGCAGAAGAGAACGGCGTTGAATTGAACCTGCAGGATGCTCAGGGTGACGTAGCTCGTCAGCTCGACCAGCTCAACACCTTGATCACCCAGGGATACAAGTATTTCGTGATTATTCCTCAGGACACCAGTGTAACTGAGCAAATGGCACAGCAAATCCAGGCTGTTGGTGGTGGCGCTGCCTTCTCCAATATCCAGCCTTCTGTTGATGCGCTGAAGGTAGGTAAGGATTTCTACCTTGCTTCCTCACCTGAGTTGGTTGCTGGTCAGTACCAGGCACAGATTGTAGATGACTACTTCACCCAGTATCCTGACAAGGCACCTGGTAAAGTGTTGAATATCCTGTACTTGCAGGGACAGCTTGGGCACCCCGCTCAGATCAGCCGTGAAGCTGGTTTTGTTGACACCCTTGAAAGCCTTGGTTATACCGTGAACTTTGTTGCAAAGGACACAGCTGACTGGACTCCAGACAAGGCTCAGGAAAAGATGGACACCTGGCTTGCAGCACACCGTGGCAAGTTCAACCTCGTGGTTGCACAGAACGACGGCATGGCTCTTGGTGCAGTTGAATCCTTGGTTACCAACGGTTTGGTTGACAATGATGCCAGCGATGGTACCATCCTGAGTTTCCCTGTTCTCGGTATCGATGCAACTGCCGATGCATTGAACTCCATGGATCAGGACAAGCTGTATGCTACCGTTCTGCAGGACTCAGTTGGACAGAGCAGCACCGCATTTGAGCTGGCTCTTGCAATGGCCACCAAAGGCACTGCACAGGGCGTAACCGCTTGGGGAATCGAGCCTGCCAAGGAAGTCATCAGTGAAGCACCTGCAAATGACCCAGCTGTCATTTCCCAGTGCTACCTGGTTCCTTTCAAGCCGATCACCAAAGAGAATTACAAGGACTTGATGTAA